The segment GGCGTGGCCCAGCTGTCCTGGGCGGCGGTCCCTGTGGCCACCAGCTACGACATCTATGTGGCCAACGCCATGGGCGGGACCTGGACCTTCCTGGCCAACACGACGGGAACCAGCCACAACCTGTCCACCGGCACCGGGTTGACGAGGGTCTACCGGGTGGTCACGCGCCAGGATGCCGCGGCGGCCGCGGCCGTGCACGTCAATCCGACGGCCCGCCGCCTCACGGAGGCCGAGCAACTGATGACCAAGTAATCGAGGGGGACGGCCACCCCGGTCCATGAAGTGAGGCCCCCCGCGAGCAGTCGCGGGGGGCCTTTCACCAACCCGGCACGGGCTTTGCGCGGAAAATGGGGCGCGATTGCCCAACCAACCGCCGCACGGCTTCAGCAGACCTAGCAGCCTGTCGGGCTTGGGCCTTGGATGGGATTCGCGCCCAAATCGAGGCCAGTTTTTCGGAATTTTCGCAGAGCATACTGGTGGTCTGTTCAAGAAAATTGCGGAAAATCCGGACCGATTGGGGCGATGAAGACCGCCAAGTGGCCAAGTCCGACAGGCTGCTGGCGCGACGCTGCCGCCTCCCTTCGGGATCGGGCGGGGCAATCAAATGTCTTGCCAACTGAACAAGTGAAGACGGGCCGCCGTCAAGCAGGAAGGGATCACGATGAAACAACTTGCTGTCATGTTGCTCTCGGCCGGCGTCGCCGCCGCGGGGACATTCTCTCCGGGTCTGGAGCGTCTCGTGGCCGACCGTCCCGGTGGGGAGACGATGACCGTGCTGCTGGCCATGCGCGAGCAGGCGGACATCACGACCCTCAGCGCCGAACTCAGCGCCCGCCGGGTCACGCGCGCCGAGCGCAACCGGCAGGTGGTGGAGCGTTTGACGGAGACGGCTGGAGTCTCCCAGGCCGCCTTGCTGGCCGAGCTGGAGCAGCTCAAGGCCGCGGGCAAGGTCGAAGGCTACACGCCTTATTGGATCACCAACGCCGTGGTTGTGCGCGCTCCCCTGGCCATCCTGCGCCAGCTGGCGGCGCGGGAGGACGTGGCGGTGGCGGAGCCCGATCTGCGGGTGGAGCTGATCCAGCCCATCCTGCCCGAGGGAGGCCCGGTGGAAGACGGTGGCAATGGTCAGCGCACGCCGGAGGCGGGCGTGACAGCCGTGCGCGCTCCCCAGGTCTGGAGCGAGTTGGGCATCACGGGCACGGGCGCCCTGGTGGGCGGCATCGACACCGGCGTGCTCGGCACACACACGGCGCTGAGTTCCCGCTGGCGTGGCAACAACGGACATCCCGCCAGCCAGTGCTGGATCGACGCGGCCAACCTGGGCCACACCACGCCGCAGGATGGGCATGGCCACGGCACCCACACCATGGGCACGATGGTGGGCGGCGCTCCCGGCGACGAGGTGGGCGTGGCCCCAGGGGCGCAGTGGATCGCCAGCAACTGCATCAACATGGGCACGGGCGCGGCCTTCGACAACGCCGTGATCGCCTCCTTCCAGTTCATGGCCAACCCTGACGGCAACCCGAACACCATCGACGACGTGCCGGACGTGGTGCAGAATAGCTGGGGCGTCAACGAAGGCTTCAGCGGCTACTTCGATTGTGACAGCCGCTGGTGGGCGGCCATTGACAACTGCGAGGCGGCGGGGGTCTGCGTCACCTGGTCCGCCGGCAACGAGGGTCCGGGCAGCACCACCCTGCGCAGCCCGGGGGATCGCGCCCTGACGCCCTACAATTGCTTCTCGGTGGGCGCCACCAGCGCCTTCTCCCCTTACACCATCGCCAGCTTCTCCTCGCGCGGGCCCAGCGGCTGTGGCGGCGCCTTCGCCATGAAGCCGGAGGTCTCGGCCCCCGGCGTGGACACGCGCAGCTGCTACAACAACGGCGGCTACACCGTGATGAGCGGCACCTCCATGGCCGGACCGCACGTGGCGGGAGTGGTGGCTCTCATGCGCAGCGCCAACCCGGACCTGGAGGTGGATCTCATCAAGCAGATCCTGATGGATACGGCCGTGGACCGGGGATCGGCCGGCGAGGACAACACCTACGGCCACGGCACGGTGGACGCCTACGAGGCGGTGCTGGCCGCCTTGGCCGGTTTCAACGACCTCTACCCGCCCATCATCCTGCTGCTGGAGACGGACCTGGCCCTGGCCGGCCAGCCCCTGACCGTGGCGGCCCGCGTCACCGACGCCAGCGGCCTCTCCTCCGTGACGCTTGACTGGCGTCTGGCGGAGGGCGAATGGCAGACCCTGCCCATGTCCCAGAGCGGACTTGTCTGGTCGGCCCAGATTCCCGGCCAGACGGGCGGCGCCACCCTGGAGTTCCGCGTCACGGCCGTGGATGCCTCGGAGAACGTCAACAGCGCCACCACACCGGTGGGCAGCCGGGTGGTCTACACCCGGATCCACGCCGACGGCTTCAACGGAGCATCAGCCTTCACCCACGAGGGCGGCGGCGGCCTGACCGACCAGTGGCACCTGGAGAGCGCCCGCGCCTTCGAGGGCAGCCACAGCTGGAAGTTCGGCGGCACGGGCACGGGCAACTACGCCAATGACGCAGGCGGCATCCTGACCAGCCCGACCCTGCCCCTGCCCGCCGGCGCGACGGAGATCACGGCCGCCATCCGATCCTGGATCGCCGCGGAGACCTCCGGCGCCTACCCGGACTCCTGCTACGACGGCGGCAAGTGGGAGATGAGCGTGAACGGCGGCCCCTGGCAGGACGCCCTGCCGGCCCCGGCCTATTCGCATGCTCTGCGTGGCGGCACCGCCACCGCCGCGCTGCGGGCCTGGCTGGGCTTCCCGGTGCGCCTCTACAGCGGCATCGCGGACTGGACCGTGCTCAGCGCGGTCGTGCCGCCGGCCGCCTCCACCGTGCAATTCCGCTGGCTCTTCGGAACGGACGTGGGCACGGTGCGAGAGGGCTGGTACCTGGATGACTTCCGGCTCCTGGCCCTGGTGGCGCCGGTGGTGGGAGCGCCGGTGGACGACCTGTCCATCAGTTGGTCGGACGGCGTGGCCACCCTGGATTGGAGTCCCCTGCCCGGCGCCCTTTCCTACAAGATCTATGCCAGCGAAGTGGCATGGGATGACACGCCGCTCCTGGTGGGCGAAGTGGCGACACCGTCCTTCCAACATTCCGGGGCGGGCACCATGCGCTTCTATCAGGTGCGGGTCGTCTACTAAGGCGCCCGGCCGCAAGCAGATCGGCGCCGGATTCCACTTGGGGTCCGGCGCTTTCCCTTATCCGAACATGACGCGGCAGATCCACAGCGCCGCCAGCAGGCCGGCGGCGTCGGCCAGCAGGCCGGCGATCAGGGCATGGCGAGTGCGGCGGATGCCCACCGAACCGAAGTAGACGGCCAGCACGTAGAAGGTCGTCTCGGTGGAGCCGTACATGGTGCTGGCCAAGCGGCCGATGAAGGAGTCGGGGCCGTGCACCTGAATGAGTTCGGTGACCAGGCCCAGGCTGCCCGAACCGGAGAGGGGACGCATCAGGGCGGCAGGGAGCGCCTCCACCGGGAATCCGATGGCCGCCGTGAGCGGTGCCAGCAGGCCGGCCAACAGATCCAGGGCGCCGGAGGCGCGAAACATGCCGATGGCCACCAGAATGGCCACCAGGTAGGGAATGATGCGCAGAGCCACCTCGAAGCCGCCCTTGGCCCCTTCGATGAACTCCTCGTAGAGCTTGACTCGGCGCGCCACGGCGAAGACGGGAATGGCGACGAAAAGGAATGGCACCAGGGCGTGTGAGAAGGCGTCGATGGCCGGGCGGAGCAGCTCAACCGTCATGGCGCGCCTCCCCGCCTTGCTCGGCGGGCTGGATGGGGAAGAAGCGCGGCAAGAGGCGGCTGGCCAGGATGGCCACCACCGTGGCGATGCCCGAGGCGACCAGGGTGGTTCCCACGATCTCCGCCGGTTGGGCGCTGCCGGCGCCGGCCCGCACGGCGATGATGGTGGTCGGGATAAGGGTGATGCTGGCGGTGTTGATGGCCAGGAAGGTCACCTGGCTGTTGCTGGCCGTGTCCTTGCGCGGATTGAGTTCCTGCAGCTGCTCCATCGCTTTCAGGCCCAGGGGCGTGGCGGCGTTGCCCAAGCCCAGCCAGCTGGCGCTGATGTTGAGCAGCATGGAGCCCAGCGCGGGATGACCATCGGGAATGTCCGGGAAGAGGCGGCGAAAGATGGGGCGGATTGCCTTGGCCAGCAATTGGATCATTCCCGCCTTCTCCGCGACTCGCATCAGGCCCAGCCACAGGCTCATGACACCGATGAGGGAAAGGGCGATGGTCACGGCCACGCCGGCCATGTCGAAGGCGGCCTTGCTCACCTCGTCCAGGCGACCGGTGAAGGCGCCCACCACGACGCTGCCCACCACGAGGGCCAGCCAGATCCAGGTCATCATGGGCTGCTCCTAGGTTTTTCTGGTTGAGCGGGAGGATGGCCCTCCGCGACCGGGACATCTACCGCGAAGATATCAATCGGGCCTTCCCCCAACATGTCAACCGGATGCAAATGAACGGTTCAGTTGTGATCCGCGTCACATGCGATGAAGCCATGTGTTCCGAACGATCTGCCCGATCTTGCACAAATTGTGCAATTCCCAGCCGCTGACCCGCACAAGCCTTGTTGACTGTTAACAGGTTTGAAACTGGCACACGATTCGCCTTAAGCAAGCTGAATCAGCTTTGTCAAGGCCTGCGGCAGCAGGTGGTTCCCTCGTGCATGAACCATGAGCGGAACGGTGGAGTCGGGTAGGCAGCCGGACTCATGCAGAATAGCCCGGAGCAATCCGGGCTTTCTATATCTCCTCCACAAATTCTAATTTCAGTCGGTTGACAGTGTTGATGGTCAACCTGATTTCAATAGTAAGAAAGGCCGCACGATGGCTCGCCAAACCCGCGACATCCAGCTAAAGGATTATAATCCCTCAAGTTGGCAGATACATTCGGCAAATCTTCTGTTCGACCTGTATGACGACCATGCCTTGGTGCATGCCCGGCTTGAATTGTCGCCCCGGCCTGGCCGGCCGCCGGCCGAGCTGCGCCTCGCGGGCGAGGCCTTGGACTTGATCAGCGTGGCCGTGGATGGCGCCGTGGCGCCCGCCGGCTCCTGGCGCGTCGAGCAAGGCGAATTGATCATCAGCGGTTTGCGCGGCGAGCATGTGGTGGAGACGGTCTCCCGCATCCATCCCGCCGCCAACACCGAGTTGTCGGGGCTTTACCTTTCCGACGGCATCTTTTGCACCCAGTGTGAAGCGGAGGGCTTCCGCCACATCACCTGGTTCCTGGACCGGCCCGATGTCATGTGCCTGTTCACGACCACCATCCAGGCTGATCGGGAGCGCTGCCCGGTCCTGCTCTCCAATGGCAACCTGGAGGACAGCGGAGAACTGGAGGATGGCCGGCACTGGGCGCGGTGGTCGGATCCCTTTCCCAAGCCGAGCTACCTCTTTGCCATGGTGGCCGGCCGGCTGGAACACATCGAGGATCGTTTCACCACGGCCAGCGGCCGGGACGTGGCCCTGCGCATCTACACTGAGGCCCACAACGTCCACAAGTGCGGCTTCGCCATGGAGTCCCTCAAGCGGGCGATGGCCTGGGACGAACAGGCCTACGGCCGCGAGTACGATCTGGATATCTTCATGATCGTCGCCGTGGACGCCTTCAACATGGGCGCCATGGAGAACAAGGGCTTGAACATCTTCAACAGCTCGCTGGTGCTGGCCCTGCCCGAGGCCACCACCGACGACACCTTCGACAGCATCGAAGGCGTGGTGGCCCACGAGTACTTCCACAACTGGACGGGGAATCGCATCACCTGCCGGGACTGGTTCCAGATCACGCTGAAGGAGGGGTTGACCGTCTTCCGCGACCAGGAGTTCTCCGCCGACATGGGTTCGCGGGCCGTCTGCCGTATTTCGGCCGTGCAGCTCCTGCGCGGCCGGCAGTTCCCCGAGGACGCCAGCCCCATGGCCCATCCCATCCAACCCGTCAGCTACCAGAAGATCGACAACTTCTACACGGCCACCGTTTACGAGAAGGGCGCCGAAGTCATCCGCATGATGCACACGCTGCTTGGTCCGGAGGGCTGGCGGCGGGGCATGGATTGCTACTTCGCCCGCCACGACGGACAGGCCGTGACGACGGAGGACTTCGTCAAGGCGCTGGAGGACGGCTCCGGGCGGGATCTGGGACAGTTCCGCCGCTGGTACCGGCAGGTGGGCACGCCCCGCCTCACCGTGCGCGAGAACTGGGATCCCGCGGGGGGCGAGCTCCACCTGGAGCTGTCCCAGCAGGTGCCGGGCTGGGCGGCGGGGGCCGAGGCCGGTCCCCTGCACATTCCCGTGGCGATCGGCCTGCTGGACAAGGAAGGCCGGGAGCTGCCCACTCGCCTGCATGAGGAGGCGGATGCACAGCCGGCCGGCACGCGACTGCTCGAGCTGCGCGACGAGCGCCGCCGCTTCACCTTCACGGGCTTGACGGCACGCCCCCACCTCAGCCTGCTGCGCGGCTTCAGCGCCCCGGTCCGCGTGGAGCGCGAGACCGCCCGGGAGGAGCTGGGCTTCCTGCTGGCCAGGGACTCGGACGCCTTTGCCCGCTGGGAGGCAGGGCAGGCCCTCTACACCCGATCCCTGCTGGCCGCCGTGGAAGGGTTGCGGAAGGGGCGCGGCGCGGAGGTGGATCCCATCATGCTTGTGGCCTGGGGAGCCACCCTGGCCGACGCCGATCAGGATCCCGCCTTCATCGCCCTGGCCCTCCAACTGCCGGGCTACACCGTGCTGGAACAGGAGTACGATGAGGTGCCGGTTGAGGCGCTGGTCCAGGCCCTGGATCTGCACCGCCGCCAGCTGGCCGTGACACATGGCGACGCGCTGATGGCCGTCTACGAGCGCTATGCACGTGAACTGGCGGCCCGTCCCTATGATCGAGAACCACGCTCCGCCGGGCAGCGGACTCTCAAGAACGCCTGCCTGGCCTTGCTGGGCGAGGCGGAGGTGAAGGAAGCGGCTCGTCTGGCCATGCGCCAGTATCGCGGGGCGCAATGCATGTCGGACACGATGGGCGCCCTGGCGGCCATGACCCACTGCCACAGGCCCGAGCGCGAAGAGGCGCTGGCGGACTTCGCCGCACGCTGGGGTCAGGATCCGGTGGTGATGAACTCCTGGTTCGCCGTGCAGGCGGTCGCGCGGCGGGAGGACACCCTGGAGCGCATCGGCGCTCTCATGCAACATCCGGCCTTCGACATCAAAAACCCCAACAAGGTGCGCGCCCTCATCAGCACCTTCGCCGCGCGCAACCCGGCCCGCTTCCACAAGGCGGACGGAAGCGCCTACCGCTTCTTCACGGATCGGGTGGTGGAGGTGGATGCGCTCAACGCGACCATGGGCAGCAGCATGGTGCGGCCCCTCATGTCCTGGCGCCGCCATGAGCCGGCGCGCGCCGCCCTGCTCAAGGAGCAGCTGGAACGGTTGGCCGCGACGGAGGGGCTGTCCGCCAATTCCTACGAGATCGTCTCCAAGAGCCTGGCGGAGGCCTGACATGTCGCGACCCAGCTGGGACGAGTACTTCATCGGCCTGGTGCGGGAAGTGGCCAAGCGCGCCACCTGCGACCGGGGGAAGAGCGGCTGCCTGATCGTGCGCGACAAGCGCATCATCTGCACGGGCTACGTGGGATCCCCGCCCGGACTGCCCCACTGCGACGAGGCGGGCCACCTCATGAAGCAGCTGGTGGATGACGACGGACAGGTTTCCCGCCACTGCGTGCGCACCATCCACGCCGAGCAGAACGCCATCTGCCAGGCGGCGCGCCACGGCACGGCCCTGGACGGCGCCACCCTCTATTGCACGATGGAACCCTGCCGCACCTGCGCTCTCCTCATCATCAGCTGCGGTATCCGGCGTGTGGTGGCGGAGCGCCGCTATCACGCCGCCGGCGAGACAAGGGAGTTGTTCCAGATGGCGGGAGTGGACCTGGTCGTGCAGAACGACGAAGTGGAACGCTACGAGAACCAGTGACCACATGCCGGACGACGGTGGAAGAGTGTCCCGCCCGCCCCGTCGCCCGCCCGCCCTCAACGTCGGCCAGTCCTGTCGGCACTGCCGCATGCTGGCCGACCTTTGCGTCTGTCAGGTGGTGCCGCGCCGGATGACGCGCACCCGGCTGGTTCTGATCATGCACCACATCGAGGCCCGCCGGCAGAGCAACACCGGCCGCCTCGCCCTGAGCGCGCTGGAGCATGCGGAGATCCTTCTGCGCGGCCGGCCTGATCAAAGCCTTGACCTGTCCCGCTTGATCGATCCGGCGCGCCGCCTGCTCCTGCTCTTTCCCAGTCCGGAGGCCGAGCTGCTGGATGAGGCCTACGTCGCCCGCGACGACCGCCCGGTCACTCTCATCGTGCCCGACGGCACCTGGAACCTGGCCCGCAAGATTCCCCTGCGCCAGCCGGAGCTGCGTCCCCTGCCCCGGGTCCGCCTGGGCCTGGAGGAGCCATCCGCCTACCGCCTGCGCCACTCGCCGCATCCGGACAAGCTGTCCACCCTGGAGGCCATCGCCCGGGCCCTGGGCGTCCTCGAAGGGCCGGAGCTGCGCCGGGACCTGGAGACGCTCTTCCAGGTGGCCCGCGATCGCATCCTCTGGAGCCAGGGCAAGCTGCGC is part of the bacterium genome and harbors:
- a CDS encoding S8 family serine peptidase, giving the protein MKQLAVMLLSAGVAAAGTFSPGLERLVADRPGGETMTVLLAMREQADITTLSAELSARRVTRAERNRQVVERLTETAGVSQAALLAELEQLKAAGKVEGYTPYWITNAVVVRAPLAILRQLAAREDVAVAEPDLRVELIQPILPEGGPVEDGGNGQRTPEAGVTAVRAPQVWSELGITGTGALVGGIDTGVLGTHTALSSRWRGNNGHPASQCWIDAANLGHTTPQDGHGHGTHTMGTMVGGAPGDEVGVAPGAQWIASNCINMGTGAAFDNAVIASFQFMANPDGNPNTIDDVPDVVQNSWGVNEGFSGYFDCDSRWWAAIDNCEAAGVCVTWSAGNEGPGSTTLRSPGDRALTPYNCFSVGATSAFSPYTIASFSSRGPSGCGGAFAMKPEVSAPGVDTRSCYNNGGYTVMSGTSMAGPHVAGVVALMRSANPDLEVDLIKQILMDTAVDRGSAGEDNTYGHGTVDAYEAVLAALAGFNDLYPPIILLLETDLALAGQPLTVAARVTDASGLSSVTLDWRLAEGEWQTLPMSQSGLVWSAQIPGQTGGATLEFRVTAVDASENVNSATTPVGSRVVYTRIHADGFNGASAFTHEGGGGLTDQWHLESARAFEGSHSWKFGGTGTGNYANDAGGILTSPTLPLPAGATEITAAIRSWIAAETSGAYPDSCYDGGKWEMSVNGGPWQDALPAPAYSHALRGGTATAALRAWLGFPVRLYSGIADWTVLSAVVPPAASTVQFRWLFGTDVGTVREGWYLDDFRLLALVAPVVGAPVDDLSISWSDGVATLDWSPLPGALSYKIYASEVAWDDTPLLVGEVATPSFQHSGAGTMRFYQVRVVY
- a CDS encoding nucleoside recognition domain-containing protein, producing MTVELLRPAIDAFSHALVPFLFVAIPVFAVARRVKLYEEFIEGAKGGFEVALRIIPYLVAILVAIGMFRASGALDLLAGLLAPLTAAIGFPVEALPAALMRPLSGSGSLGLVTELIQVHGPDSFIGRLASTMYGSTETTFYVLAVYFGSVGIRRTRHALIAGLLADAAGLLAALWICRVMFG
- a CDS encoding nucleoside recognition domain-containing protein, whose product is MMTWIWLALVVGSVVVGAFTGRLDEVSKAAFDMAGVAVTIALSLIGVMSLWLGLMRVAEKAGMIQLLAKAIRPIFRRLFPDIPDGHPALGSMLLNISASWLGLGNAATPLGLKAMEQLQELNPRKDTASNSQVTFLAINTASITLIPTTIIAVRAGAGSAQPAEIVGTTLVASGIATVVAILASRLLPRFFPIQPAEQGGEARHDG
- the pepN gene encoding aminopeptidase N, translated to MARQTRDIQLKDYNPSSWQIHSANLLFDLYDDHALVHARLELSPRPGRPPAELRLAGEALDLISVAVDGAVAPAGSWRVEQGELIISGLRGEHVVETVSRIHPAANTELSGLYLSDGIFCTQCEAEGFRHITWFLDRPDVMCLFTTTIQADRERCPVLLSNGNLEDSGELEDGRHWARWSDPFPKPSYLFAMVAGRLEHIEDRFTTASGRDVALRIYTEAHNVHKCGFAMESLKRAMAWDEQAYGREYDLDIFMIVAVDAFNMGAMENKGLNIFNSSLVLALPEATTDDTFDSIEGVVAHEYFHNWTGNRITCRDWFQITLKEGLTVFRDQEFSADMGSRAVCRISAVQLLRGRQFPEDASPMAHPIQPVSYQKIDNFYTATVYEKGAEVIRMMHTLLGPEGWRRGMDCYFARHDGQAVTTEDFVKALEDGSGRDLGQFRRWYRQVGTPRLTVRENWDPAGGELHLELSQQVPGWAAGAEAGPLHIPVAIGLLDKEGRELPTRLHEEADAQPAGTRLLELRDERRRFTFTGLTARPHLSLLRGFSAPVRVERETAREELGFLLARDSDAFARWEAGQALYTRSLLAAVEGLRKGRGAEVDPIMLVAWGATLADADQDPAFIALALQLPGYTVLEQEYDEVPVEALVQALDLHRRQLAVTHGDALMAVYERYARELAARPYDREPRSAGQRTLKNACLALLGEAEVKEAARLAMRQYRGAQCMSDTMGALAAMTHCHRPEREEALADFAARWGQDPVVMNSWFAVQAVARREDTLERIGALMQHPAFDIKNPNKVRALISTFAARNPARFHKADGSAYRFFTDRVVEVDALNATMGSSMVRPLMSWRRHEPARAALLKEQLERLAATEGLSANSYEIVSKSLAEA
- a CDS encoding cytidine/deoxycytidylate deaminase family protein, which codes for MSRPSWDEYFIGLVREVAKRATCDRGKSGCLIVRDKRIICTGYVGSPPGLPHCDEAGHLMKQLVDDDGQVSRHCVRTIHAEQNAICQAARHGTALDGATLYCTMEPCRTCALLIISCGIRRVVAERRYHAAGETRELFQMAGVDLVVQNDEVERYENQ
- a CDS encoding tRNA-uridine aminocarboxypropyltransferase, with translation MSRPPRRPPALNVGQSCRHCRMLADLCVCQVVPRRMTRTRLVLIMHHIEARRQSNTGRLALSALEHAEILLRGRPDQSLDLSRLIDPARRLLLLFPSPEAELLDEAYVARDDRPVTLIVPDGTWNLARKIPLRQPELRPLPRVRLGLEEPSAYRLRHSPHPDKLSTLEAIARALGVLEGPELRRDLETLFQVARDRILWSQGKLREELVAGGLPFRARPWAAKA